Genomic segment of Labeo rohita strain BAU-BD-2019 unplaced genomic scaffold, IGBB_LRoh.1.0 scaffold_258, whole genome shotgun sequence:
GATCTATTTACACTTCTGATGAGTCCCATTACACACAAGTATGACAAGgtgaaacaaaaaaacccaccaaaaatgatgaaaattcggaaggaaaaaaaatctgagcaaAACTAGTAGTTTTAGGAAAAAGACAAGCTTCTCCGAGTCAATTTGACCcaaacacaaccagagggttaacaAATGCTGGATCCTAATCACATCATAGCACCAAGACTCATATTTCTCAAAGatataaaagcaaaaacagttgaGGGCTGGTCCTGGGATTGTGTGGGGCAAAATATGCTAAATGgttaatattttacaagaataagagggatcataaaaattgcatttttttgtacAAAGTGCAGTTGTATTTCACATAACAGGTATAAGTGAATTTACAGAGACAACCCAGTTTACAAGTTTTCATACTCTTGATTTGTGTGTTGTTACATGGATGATCAAAAGATGCACAGATTAACTGATGCTCAAGCAAACACAGGacattaagagtcaggggttATGGGAGCATAGAGCACAAACTAGGACGCCCCCTTGGGACCCATCATACCCATGACCCATGACACCCCTCTTGGGGCCCATCATACCCTACCTCATACTGTCTATGGTGATCTAGTGAGTCGTCCCTCCGAGGAGTAGGCTTGACCACACTGTTTTCACCAAGGTGTGAGTGAAAGGTGTTTCTGAGGAAACCCTTCAGAGTGCTCTGAGGAGCAGCAGTTACAGATCTAGGCCCTTGTTCTCGAGGTTCTGCGGGCCTGGTTAAGAACGGGGCCCATGCTTTCTATCGATGTAGTAAGCACAGGTCTACCTGGGTTTGTAGTTGCCCCCTCAGGAGAATGCTCTTTATGCAGCCACACTGAGATTAATCTCATTCCAAGGCCTCCTTGGCAAGACATGAAAATGCTCCCCTCGCTGCGAAGAGGGTCTCTTATACAGCTCATCACCCTTGGTCGGACCAGGTGGTCCTACACCTAAAACACAGTTTTGAGGTTGTTTAACAGCCGCTCTTTGGGCCTCTCTGTTACACTGCCCACACAGTCAAACCAGTGAAGGACTGGACTTGAGGGGACTGCCTTCACCTGTGTTCAAGTGAGAATGTTTCTGAGGAAACCCAACCCTGATAGCTATGGCTCTGAGGAGCTATAGCTCATCGGGTCTCTTCGGAGGTAAGAGAGGGGAAGCTATGAGACCTATTGCTCCCAGTTTGAGCCTACCTCAGCTTGAGGGCTGAGAATCCCATGATCGCATTCCTACCACATTAACCATTCATGCTGTCAGGTGTGGTTTTCTTTTGTAAAGAAAACCAAGAGAGGAGATCTCCATTTGTTCTCCATGGCAATATCATCAGATGATTGGCCGCTTGCTGCCTCCCTGATAAGTTTGCCATTTAGCTGGTTGAGCTTAGCTTTGCTCCCCTCATCTTAGAGGGTCACCTATGAGCATATTGCCCTTTCAAGTATGCTGGTCCCTTTTGAGCACCCAAGTTCCCTCTTATCCTGAAGAGTCAAACCTCCTGCTCCGTGGGCTCCATGGCCATGTCAGGGGGTCTGGCTTCTCCTGGCCTCCCTGTCTAGGCTGTTTCATGGTGAACTTCTCCATGCATCCGGAGGGTCATTCGAGTACTCAGGGCTTTCCCCCTCTGGCTGAGGGTTGAATTCTCTGCTCCCTAGAGCTCCTGGCTCAGCAGCAGTGGCCTGTGAGGCCCCTTTCTGCCTCCAGGTTTTGCTGCCTTTTTAATCATAAGTGTTTGTCTTCCCCTCTCGGCTGAGAGCTGGATGCTGCACTACATGACTATAATGTTCTGGAGCCAGTCCTGTCACTGTCATGATGTTCCCCTcatatttaagattttatgaGATACATGCACTCTGAAGGACTCTCGTGGCATTCATTTGGGGTGTTTATGATAGTGACCCCTTGAACAGTACTCCTGTAATCCATGTTTTGGTAGATGTACACGCTAGTCTCTGTGCACTTCCTTAAATCCACATTGTGGTAAGCATGCACACTAGCTTTTTACGTTCTTTCTAAAAATCCTGTATGGTAAGGGTTACGCACTACAGCCTTGTTCCCTTCCTCTGAGTTGGTTAGGCCCCAGTTTTTACCTTAGGCCCCAATCCATGTATCCTCCCTGATGCAAGGTGTTGCTGCTGAGAACCTGCTGAGCTATGCTCCTGTGGTATTGTCAGTAGCCCCTTGAGTGTCAGGCCAGGGTCTAGTTATCTCCTAGACGCTTGACGGCATCCCTTTAAAGGAATCACTCTTTGATTCCAAGCCTTTAAGCTCTACCCTGGGTCTGGATATCTGACCCCAACAGGTAAGTCTCAGGTACACAGCTCAGGCTCCTCGGCCATAGGAGGACAGGTCACCGACAGCCGCTTGGAGGTCATTGGGGCAGCTCCCTTTCCTGTTggagttggtacttagtgctcgccTTAGTTCTGGcatgcactcccctcagcagTGCACAGCGTGGCTATACCATTCCCCACAAGTGACCCCTAGAGGATGCAGTTCGATGtccctcgaaagggaacgtctcaggttacgtatgtaaccatggttccctgagaagggaacgagacactgcatcCATTTATTGTGCATCTGAGTCCGTCCCCCCATTTACGTAACTGATTTGTCAGTGATAAATGTGGTGAATTATCATTGCATTGATGCATTTTACATCATTAGTGAATCAAAGAAATAACTATAAATGCTACATTTGGTAGAAATTTACTTTCTATACATATACCAACTTTTGTAATtagcttatttattctttttatgaaCTGACAATTACAAGCAAGCAAAACTCTGCCGAATCATTTGTGCCCTCTGAGcgttttgtgtgcaaagactTTGACTGCAGCTTAATGTCGATGTTGCGAGCGTGTGCATTCTCGATACTTATAAAGAGCTAAACTGGACAGTCTTTCTTGTAACATTGTGCTCCAGGGAAATGTCTTGATCACTTTAAATTTTGAGAACGAACGGTAAATTTAATGGCAAAATCTGGTGAGAAGTCGACAGGGACCCGCTAAAATGTTTGCCATTAAAACATTCggtatttaaaactatttcacTTAAATCAATAACtgattaacaaaatgaaaaggaaaaatgtGCTGGCACGATCCACCTAAAGGAAATCAAAGCAGAAAGccgttttctttattttgtaaaagctTTACAgtttcctttattttattattattattattaataataattataataatttgtatttatttatttatttattttgccaaaGCTTTACAGTGATTAATGATATTTTGCTTGTCTCATCAACCAGCATGACCAAACAATGTGTGATCGCGCCGGCGCCTCAGCGCTCGCACAACATTTTTGCTACCTTGACatcgcagcctgttcattatcaaaatacaatacatttaaagaaacagaaGTTGCAATGCTCAATTTAAATAGCCTGCTGTTACATTCAGCGTGACCAGCGCTGCACTGTGCTGTTATAGTCTTTGTGAAAGATAATGTTGTGGATAATTTGTTGTGGAGAGAAGGGAATAAAATAGcctgtgtttataatgtttgtaaacattttgatttaggCTACCAGTATTTCAGCCTACATTATTACTGAATGTAATTATTACATGCCAGCCATGTGACGTatgtttttcctctcaaaatgctattttataaaAGTAGCGTGTTTTAACTATGtggcaaacattttaaatatattgaaaaatacACACAGTCCGTAAGTTATGCACACGATTCAGTAAAAGGAGAGAGAAAATTTTATTGTGCCCACACTTAAAAAAACTTTTCCTGTCAATTGTGGGGATCAATAAGCCACTTTAAGTGTATAAATATTCACTTTGATTATGGTGTCTTATAAGTAGGCCTATAGTGTTTATGACAAGTGAAATGTGAGAAATTTATTTTCCCCGGTTgttatttttgaaaacattaagCCCGCTCCATTGCACTACCTTTGCGCTCACGGCTTGCGTCTCGGAACACTGCCTTTTAGAATGTCCTGCGACGAggctccatttatttatttatttttaaataaataaataaataataatataatataatataatataatataaaataattttattgacaaaatattttagtttgttttgtagATTTGtttcattcgatcagataatattttaagctgtcatatggtcatgttagaacctgcccctcacatgttacaatgtaccctacatatggggcatgttgtcacttttcactttatttcttctgaggtaaatactgaaaaatgtatacactgtaattataaaGCAAAGTGACATTTGTAGAGTGaacttaatgtaaatataaaattatactctgaaccccgTGTGGATTTACATAAACTGAGAaagtcaaaaagtgttaggttgtgccccgcgcttccctgtaaacttttgaacaggaggATTGGtgaatattgttgttattttctttacatatcatatttttcccattaatactgctcttcagaagatacatacatgtatatgtttCATGAAGACAGAATAAGAATAGATTATCCAGGTATGACACATAGTATTACAAACAaaggtatgtaaactttcaaaatgcttaatttgtgcaaatgcacaaattaaaaaaaaaaaaaagtagtcaacatttgaagtggctGAAAACctttaatcaaagttgtcctaaaaacaaaacaatacccgttcttgtcttagggcaactttaacttttttgatccacttcaaatgttgactactgtataccaggggtgtccaaactcgatcctggagggccggtgtcctgcagagtttagctccaacttgccttaaCACAACTGGAGGATGTTACTTGGAGCTAAAcgctgcaggacaccggccctccagaactgagttttgtgtgaaatagcttattcaggacagcaataaataaatacacaatttaTTATAGCTCTTCACTTAGCaccaaaaattaatttaattaattagtaacATTTAGCTGATTTCATAAGGTGTATTGTAATGGTCTGGGTGTATGTCCCATTAAGACCCATGTTCAGGGTCTCCCCTGTCCCTGTGTATATGTGTACATGCAACAGGAATACACATGCTGTTACGTAGTCGCTGCGTGCTGGacggaacgagacgagagacgagataacaggcaacaatatttaatataaacttcaggtagcacaagcaggaatatccacacacgtagaaacaaacaaacattaaagaccgacagggaactcaagaaacaaacaggcttataaaggtGAACTAATTGTTGCAAACAGGTGAAGGGAATGACGCTAACGAGGGTAAAACCAaagcagacagatcgacgggggggagacaatgggagaaaccaaagacATACACAGACATGAATGTAACACATGCTGTGCCTTATATCatttgttgcatctttcccttAACAATAATACACTCATTGATGGTGAACTGCATCATGTTTTTCTTCTATAAAGCAAATTAGGGTACAGCATGTAAACATATTACCACAACTATACACCTAACATGTTTTGACTTTCTCAGTTTGCGTAAATCCAcatggggttcagagtataattttatatttatattaagttCACTCTACAAATGACACTTTGCTTTATGTGGAAAACATCAAAGACTGCAAAAATGCTGATAAAATGTTGCAGAGCTGATCATAACTGAGCAAAACTATTCCATATTTTGctattatttcatttacttccatgatttttataaaaatctgGAAATCATAATCTTAAAATTCCCTGATATTTCCAGATTTTCCATGACCGTCAATCAATGAATCAATGGCATGAGGTGATCAGACACCTCAGAAACTGATCAGAAAACATTACACACAATAAGAGTCAAGGACAGAGAGTGTgtgcaattacaaaaaaaaaaaaaaaaaaaaaaaaaaagaaagatagaaagtactgtgtgtgtgtgtgtgtgtaagggaTATTCCTATGATTTGTGCATGTAAccaatttatgtatatatggtTTCCTAACATAAACAATTGAGTATCCAGTGGATAGTAGGGCACAAGGACAATAATCTGTTTTTAAATCACTCAATGACCTGAGATTGAATAAACTAAAGACCTGATAAGCTAAACACTTTACCTACTGATTCACTGCATCATATGCATCAATGTCCATCTTTTAATGGACAgtgacaatattttttttttttattaatttcatacattttaaaacgtaCTCTTTGATTTATTTGACTGCCCTTTTCTCTTCAATTCTTTCATCACTTATTTTTGGCTTTATCATGCCTATGTAAAACACTGATTATGCATATAAAATATTCTATAAAAACTCACCTTGTCTAATTGAAATGCTTCAATTAACTGATAAATCAGGTTTGATATCATgggttgtttatatatatatatatatatatatatatatatatatatatatatatatatatgttgtgcttttaacaaacacatttaatCTGGTAAATCATCATTTCACAGCACATTCATCTCACTGACTCTTAATAGAAGAAAATacttacagaaaataaaatagaagaGACTGAACAGAATCACAGTCACAAAGAGGACGATAATAATGGTGCCTTCAAATCCagcataattcagacttttgtcCCAGGCAGATTTAAACAGAACTGGAATAAAGaaagagatttaaaaaacagcaattaCTAAAACAGAAGAACAAAATCTAAACACAGatcaaaggaaaaacaaaacctCTTCTCATTGAACAGATGCAACATTACGACACattctttaaactttttaaacattacGACACATTCTTCAGTTCAGCTGTTCCTGTCTGATCCTGACCCTGTGACCTTTGTGCTGATTATATGACCCCTGACCCTGACATGACCCCAAAACATCTTGAGATGTGATGTAAAGCTAGCTTCAGTCTCAGTttaagtcactagcatgatgtttaatgtaaacattaatGCAACTGTTTTCATAATTAGCTAGTTCAGATCACAATAGTGATAAAATGTGATCAGTCCCATAAACACACAGAGATTCAGCTCTGAACACATGAGGAATGTCtttatggtgttttttattttattttattttagatttccTGCAAGATGGTGAGAATAGTACATCACTGATATGTAATAGTTGTTCAGATGTTTATGTGTATTTGTAACGCcatgccagcagagggagccctcacccatacACTGACTGTtcctgctccctctgctgcttctttggttacttcctgtttggtggccatttaaggagggtCATGCCAAACAGGCGGGGTGAAGTATTGTTTTTCCtgtgtggactctaccaagcgtttttcctgtttcattgccttgttttgttattgccacggttttgtttcatagtcatagttttgtctagtttcatagtcatagttttgtctagtttcatagccttgttcatttgtttctttggactgctctctggtATTTTGACATTCTGGCTGTTTTCTGGATTACACTATTGTTTTGCCCTGGATAAcgagatcgaccctgcctgtcttgactacgatctgtgtAATAAAGCTTGCACTTGGATCTATCACGCTTCTCACGAGTTTAGTTAcagtattttaatgtgtttatgatAATGACTGTTGATGtacatttagatttatttacctgaataaaaaacagcagagaaaaaaacatattctgcCTCGTAACTGTAATTTTTAATCCATGCTTTGATATTGCCTATAAAACAGaagagataaaataataattccatTCACAATATCACTTACAACACCAACACAATGAAAcacaaatgccaaaaaaaaaaaaactgaatcctTTTTAATGTCAACTTCATTCAGTTATTgacagattttgttcatgtgaAAACAATCTGTGTATTGTAAATTCATTAAGTATATGTTCACTAATAAACTGTCAATAATGAATCACCTGTGAAATCATTCACATACGGAGCCGTCCAGAGCAACATGAGAGGCCTCAGAAAATAAAGAGAACAACAAGAGACCGTCTCAAGCAGAGACCCTGAAACAAACGCTGGACAACAATAATTGCcgtattaataaacaattatttgaatgatacattaaaatgcattgatAATTAATTAGTAGTAAATCACTGACCTTCAGAAACACCCCAGAAAACAAAAGCAAGAAACATCAGAACATTTGGAAAGAAGACAAGACACAACTGAAGACAGTGGAATGTGTCTGGAGAGAAAACACAATAACTTACATTTAGacaaatgttatgttttaacAGAAATATTGATCCCACCTAACAGCAGAGCAGAAATACAAACCCTGATGCATCATGGGTATTATTTAGCTCTGAGAACAGACACTCTGGTTATTTGAACAAACGGAATCTAGTGTATATATGTCTCTTTTGTGTATGTTCAAACACACTCATATCTCTGTTGTTTCTGATTAAAGGACTAAACTAGTAACATACAACTAGCTCAGTGCTGCAAAACAACATCTGACAATAACTATTATTACTCGAACTAACATCACTGTGTTTACTGAAGACATAatgttacatgtaactatacAGTTAAATTAATGTATTGATTAAGGCAAATAAAAGAGTAGGTCCTTACTAGGTTCACTTACCTAGTAGCCACATTTCCACATTTTTCTTAACTGAAAACACATATTTCTTCTGTCTGTAAACTGTACATGTGTATCGTCCCTCATCTTCAGTTCTCAGATTGTCCAGCCGGAGGGAGAGGTTTCCATGTTGAATCTCCTCAGTAATGAAATGAGCTCTATCACGATAATCCTGGTGTTGTTCATCTGCTCCACTCTTACCATCTACATACAGATGAACTAAAAAGTCTGAGTCTGTTCTTCTCCATTCCACCTTCAGATGCTCCATTGTAGCGGGTTGAAGTGTGTGATGAGAACATTTAACTTCAAAGCCAAAAAAGAAAGGATTTGTGAGTCTTTTAAGGGTGTAAGGATCCCCTATTATTTGTTTTCTCATCTTGTTCTTCTTCTGCAATGAAGCTACAATAGTCAAGAGAAGTGTAGTCTGAGCCTCAGAACCACAGCACATATTCAGTTCAATGTCTGacatactattttatttttttttcaagctagCCTATGATTGTGGTGTAATATCTGAAATAGCCCTACCACTAAACAGCATGTATCAGCAATACAAGCAGAGATTGATTTCTATATCTCTGTCATACATTTCTGTCTAAGATGGCAGGTCTTGACCAGAACGGCTGCAGTACTGACCGGACCTAATGTCTTCACCATCTGGTGACACGGCTAAAGAAATTTGGCACAGTGACTGAATATAATCTCATATGGAAAAACCTCCCACATCCACATCTTTACAGCACAAACCAGTTGTAGATAAGCAACTCAAAATGTTTGTGCACATCCTTGATAATTACGGTAAGTTTGgtgaatataccaaaaaaaaagaaaaaaaggaaaaatacacacacacatatgtatctATGTGCATGTGTtcatatctatatctatatatctatatctatctatctatctatctatctatatgattatgtattcatatatgcatatgaaaagttcagatgcaaaaccagctaaaagtcatctcggtcaaaaatgagataatgatactgagtgaatgatCTCGAAACaaattatacgtccatcaagtactttttcttcaaactcgctaaattccagcctcagcccaatcagaagtaccagtattTACATACAAACCTATACAAAGTTGTCTTTTTTTGTCACACTT
This window contains:
- the LOC127159865 gene encoding uncharacterized protein LOC127159865 gives rise to the protein MHRMNCVLMSLLLMITDERLRVSGSSRSISASVGEDVTLNCSVDSNITHEDLKVSWKKTDKDGDIVVLLYQNNEASPEASIERYRDRVEFFTDEIHKGNFSLRLKSVRTEDKGVYMCEVSAGGLSANTTVELERLFKCSHHTLQPATMEHLKVEWRRTDSDFLVHLYVDGKSGADEQHQDYRDRAHFITEEIQHGNLSLRLDNLRTEDEGRYTCTVYRQKKYVFSVKKNVEMWLLDTFHCLQLCLVFFPNVLMFLAFVFWGVSEAFVSGSLLETVSCCSLYFLRPLMLLWTAPYVNDFTGNIKAWIKNYSYEAEYVFFSAVFYSVLFKSAWDKSLNYAGFEGTIIIVLFVTVILFSLFYFIFCVGPPGPTKGDELYKRPSSQRGEHFHVLPRRPWNEINLSVAA